CCAGCCCGGAATTTCCACGTACAACACTGCTACCGTCGGTaggtatttttatttatttttctatttttcagaAATTACCGTaaatattgtttttgtttgataATTTGAATACTATTACGTCAGAAGTTGGCGGTGAAGAGTGCATTGCCATCGTAACGTAGAGTATGGGGAATTAGGCGCATGTGGTATGGTGGGTTGTAGCTTTTCCCACAAGTAAATGGAACTCGCTCTACGATATACGTTTTGATCGCTAACGTTTTTGTAAATATGATACATGTATTATTACATGACATATAGAATTATAGCTAGCTCAATAGTACCTTACTGCTTATCGTATTTTGCTAATTTGTTGATTTATGCGACAGGGGTTGTTGGTGATGGGTTCATGGCAAGCGGACTCACAATCCAAAACACAGCAGGTCCCGACACCCACCAAGCGGTTGCTTTCCGATCAGACAGCGACCTCTCCGTGATCGAAAACTGCGAATTCATAGGCAATCAAGACACCCTCTACGCACAAGGCAACCGCCAGTTCTACAAATCATGCACCATCCAAGGCAACGTCGATTTCATCTTCGGAAACTCAGCTTCCATCTTCCAAGACTGCAGCATCCTCGTCCGTCCACGGCAACTCCAACCCGAGAAAGGCGAAGACAATGTCGTCACAGCCCACGGAAGAACAGACCCTGCGATGACAACAGGTTTCGTGTTTCGAAACTGCTCGATCAACGGCACGGAAGAGTACATGAAGTTGTACCGGAGCAAGCCGGAGGTGCACAAGAACTACTTGGGGAGGCCGTGGAAGGAGTATTCGAGGACGGTTTTTATAAACTGTAGTATGGAAGCTCTTATTACACCCCAAGGGTGGATGCCTTGGAGTGGGGATTTTGCTCTCAACACCCTTTTTTATGGGGAGTTTGGGAATTCTGGACCGGGTTCTGATTTGTCCCAGAGATGGAACTGGACCAGCAAAATCCCATCTGAACATGTTAATGCGTATTCTGTGCAGAATTTTATTCAAGGAGATGAGTGGATGTCAACTTGAAATATTATTATAGGctatttttaattatgaatattaaTGGGAAATAATTTTTATACACTACATTTTATAAactgtttaattttatttaattcaaaagccgtttgttaaaaaaaataaaaaataaaacactgCAAATAAAAAGGATTATTGTGTAGGTGACGAAAATAGGAGCGTGAAAATCATTTTGGGCTTTTAACAGTTGCCGTTACTCAATATTATAGTctggtgatattcctcttcacttggaagtattcatctttacttgaaaatgagagatcttaggttcgaatctcgtggatagcgaattcgataccaaattaggctaccTATTATGTGACTTAACCGAACTCCCCCttccttttagtgtaaaaatatccatatactaaaaataaaaataaaaaaacagttGCCCAAAAAATTGAGTTTAACTTCATTTTGGAGCTTGAAAATCATTTTTGCGTCAATTAGAAATCAAAGTCCTACTGTGGGCCGAAAATTTTGGGTATTATGAGAGTGATTGCAATACAAAAAGGCTTATTTTATTAACACtctacaaattgttgaataaacctcacatacttaatacactccacatttgttttttcaattgaaaattatcttaatacaccccacttccTTTCCCATAATAACCTCACACCCACATTATTAATATACACTAtacattttctacatacaccccacattttttatacaccccatatttctcaaatcttataacactcattttttattttgccgaatgatttcaaaccaTCTGAACATTAGTTTGCCAAATActttcaaattgaatgatttgaaaaatGTTTAGGTTCCTTTGAACGTTtttcaataacaataataacGACCATGATTCCACATTGCTCAACTTTTCCTTCGAGAAATTGTGTGACTATATGGAGTGCCTCGGTCTATTACTTCTTACCGTGATTCAACATTTCTCAATCATTTTTGGATTACCTAGTAGAAATTATTTGGTACAGATTTGCGGCGTTGTACTATGGCTCACCCACATACGGATGGTCAAACCGAGGTTACAAACCGCACCATGGGTAACATGGTTCGTAGTGTTTGTGGGACCTTGCTCTTCCTCAAATTGAACTTGCCTACAACATTGTTGTTCATAGCGTAACTGGCAAGTCTCTTTTCTCCCTGGTGTATACTACAGTCCCGTAATGGACCTCATCAAGCTCCCTAAGGGTCCAAGTGTGAGTGTTGCTGCTGAAAAGATGGCAGAAAGCATCCAGCCTTTTAAGGCAAAGGTTTGTGAACGTTTGGCACAGACAAATGCAAAATACAAAGCGGCGGTTGACCAACAAAGGGGTTCCCATGTGTTTCAGGTCGGTGACGCTATGATGATGTTTTTGAGGAAAGAAAGATTTCCAGTCGGGACTTACAGCAAGCTCAAGCCTCGCAAGTATGGACCCTATAAGAATCTACAGAAGATTAATGATAACGCTTATGTTGTGGATCTTCCCTCTTCTATGGGCATATCTCCTACCCTCAATGTTGCTGGTCTTTTTGAGTTctaagattaaataattatcgttGTCAttgaaatcactaaaacaatgaaaaatatgaagtcttacctaaTGTGAAAATTTCGAAACACCGATTTCGCATTCCATttgtcaaaaatattttttttttaatcaacatATTTGTAGTTCcattggttagggttttattcaacaatggaaGGTGGGAcaagttttgatagttgaagaagataattaatacgttaaaagtgatttagagtgtatttagaatttttttatttttttaaacctaataaggtcaaaattgtcattgtatAGTAAGGTaaataagttattaatattaaattttaatatggggtgCATTGAACATTTTATGGGAcgttaatataaaaagcctaCAAAAATGAGTAATTGTAGAGTAAAAATTACATGAGTTTCACAATTAATAGATAGAACCCACCTTTATCAAACTCACACGATTGATACCTAACAATTATGTTATAAGAATCAAACTCAAGGTGATAAATTATAACATATAAAAGTTAAACTCGCTAAAACCACTGTGAAAGGCCTCAGATAACAACACATATTTTAGTGGAATGGAATTATACAAGGATTTGATTGGTTGACATTGGAAGTGTACCAACCAAAGCCATTGCCCGTCTCTTATCCCATCCACGTTCGATTTACATCTTCTCATAAAACTCCATCATTGACTTTGATCGGTGTGGACCGAGTGATAAGCCTCTCAAGTGATTCACTTGCAATATCGCACAATAATGTGACATAAACAAAGTATCTAAAGCACGACTTGTTATATGCCCGTAAACCTCCTCAAGTGATAAACCACATCAGCCTGATGAAGAACTAAGATGAGAATCCTaccatttcaaaaaaaatattggcTAGAGTCATTCACGTGTAAATACAAGGATAGAAAAAGATACGGGGAAGATATTTCACAGGAAGAAGCGTTAAAACACCCATAGGAACAACTGATACTATGTCGGTCGGAGTTCTCTGTaaacctttcttttctttttctgtcaGTTCATCTCCATGAAAGGCCCTTCTAAGCAACCCCATAGCGGCACCAACGTCAATAGCCAGCAATTGAGTTCCTTGCCACACATCCTGCTCATCATTTTTGAGAAGAAACGAAAATAATTAATGAGAAGGAAATTGGAATCTGTGAACAAGTCCACAGGAACAAATGTAAAACTACTAAAActcatattttacaaaatgtAGGAGTCAACATCCTGCTTTGTGGTATACGCAGAGGTTTCCAGTTGTTCGGAAAGGGGGCTCTACAAGGAATCAAGCACGAACCAACACATATGGAAACAACTAAATCcacaaccaaaccaaaaaagcAATATCAAACTTAAGTTTTATCTGTCAAAAAAAACCAGGCCTACCTAACAAAGAATTGAGGGCAAGAAACTTTGGCTTGACCAAGTTTTGTCATTGCGGCGTTGCATGTCAGTGCAAGCGTGAGGATAGATGTGTCACTTGTGTTGCTAGACCCTTAGTGCGTTACCTTCCTAGACCTGGAAGCAGATTGAAGCAGGATTAAATCTATATAATCTTCAAATCCATCTAGAAAAATTATAAGATACATTAAACAATAGAGGATAACATACACATTAGTAACAGCAGTCAAGCATGGTTCCCttcaaataattaacaaagGAAGTTACCACCACGGAACTTGCTTAGAGATAAACCACTCATAAGCTTCAGGTTGCTTGGCTGATAGTTGATCCCAGACTAAGCTCTCAAGGGAAGAAGATTGTATTAATAAACTGCAATGATGCATTAGTTAAACATATTGAAAATCTTCAACCAAATAAGAGGAAATCTTTGGGTTAATAAAATCTATAAGCAACCAAAGTGGATAGAAGGCACACATCAGTTGCATTTGAAACCTTTGAGTGAATAAAAACGCATAATTGAAATTTCAAAGTCCTCAGCATAGTCTTCCAAATCCCCAAAAATAAAGCAGACCACATATTTTCACTTTCGTGCTAACAAATTAATCTACTTAATTTAcagttcaaaaataaaataaggttGTTGAAGCTGATCCTGAAAACTTTATGGTCGCCTTATTACAACTGACTGTAAAAGGGATGCCATTTTTATGGAAGTGAGGAATGGACCGGTCCTTAATTCATACACAGGACTACTCATACTTAAAGCTAAGTTTAAAATACATCCTTATTAGCAGCACTGGCAACATAGGAAATCACAGTTTGAATGGACTAGCTACAAAACTGATCAACTTCCACACATGAACTCTTAAGTTTTGAATATAAGTGGTGTATTACCTGTTTTGCACAAAAATGTTTGTGTCTCTGTCTCTACCATCTCCTCAGGATGCAATCTCACTTGAAGCTTGCAATAAGGAGTGTCGTAGAAGGCAGCCTCGGCAGCCTGGTTACTTGAGCACCAATAAGTTAGGAGTAGAACTAAATCATTTTTATCAATTCCAACTCCACGATGTGGACACCAAGGAAGATGGTGTGTCTCTCTGTAGACACTCCACTCCAGGCACTGCATAAATAGAGTTACCAAGAAGCTCAGCCTTTTAAACTAAATAACTGATACCAGGTATCTTTTTAATCCCTCGCTCTTCCATTTTGGTTCTCACAGCAGAAACATCAAACCAGCGGCCTGTTGCTGCATAGATATCGGACAAGAGCACATAATTACCAGGATTTTGGGGTTCAAGCTCAAAAAGTCGATGAGAAACTAACTCTCCTAGCTCAGCATTACAGTTTAGCTTACAGGCTGCTAGTAGTGCACCCCAAGCGCCAGCATGAGGCTCCTCATGCATTGATTTTAGAAGATCATAAGCTGCTTTTAACCGTCCTGACCGGCTAAGAAGACTAACCATACATGCATAATGATCAGGAGAGGGATTTAAATGGTACTTATGTCTCATTGATTCAAAGAAGTGCCAACCCTCCTCAACGAGCCCAGAGCGACTACAAACTGTCAGGATGACTGTAAAAGCAACCTCATCCGGAGCTAAACCTTCAGTTAGCATCTTATTGAAGAGGGAAACAGCCTGATCCCCTTGACCATTAATCGACAACCCTTGTATCATAGAACAATACGAAATCAAATCCCGCTTAGGCATCTCTTCAAACAAACGTGTTGCTCTTTCCATATTCCCACACATTGCATTCATGTTAATCAGAGCTGCGAGAACATAAGCCTGACGAACATCAATGGAGCTCTGGCTCAGGTAAGAATCAACCCATTTAGCCACCTGCAAGCAACCCACTTGGGAACAAGCTGACATCAAGCTCACCATTATAAACTCGTCAGGCTTAACATTCTTCGTACTCATTTCTTGAAATATCTTTACAGCCTCGTTAGGTTGACCATTTTGAGCATACCCTGATATCAATGCCGACCACGCAACGATATCTTTATCCGAGCATTGCTCAAACAAAAATCTCGCAGACGCCATATCTCCACACTTGGCATATCCATCGATCATAGTAGTATAAGAAACCACATTCTTCTCAGGCATTTGATCAAAGATCCTTCTAGCATTGACCAAATCCCCCATCTTTACAAACCCACTAATAATCGCATTCCACGACACTGCATTTCTCTGGGGCATCTGATCAAACAGCTTGTTGGCCTCCACCAAATCCCCAACACTAGCATACCCAACAACCATAGTCGTCCAAGAAACCACACTTCTCTCAGACATTCCATCAAACACCTTGCGAGCGCAAACAATCTCCCTGCATTTCCCGTACAAATCAATCAAAGTGGTGCCTACAAACACATCCCCGTCAACTCCACACCTCACCGCCAACCCATGTATCGCCCTTCCTTCCCAGACCCTCCCCTCACTAGCACACGCCTTAAAGAGAGACGGGTACGTAAACCTATCCAGAAGGCCCTCCTCCCTCTTCATCCTAACAAACAGAGAAACAGTGCCCAAAAAACCAGACCTTTCGCAGTATCCTTTGATCAGACAGTTCCAGAGAAAGGTGTTGGGGCTGAGGACGCGGTCGAGTACGGCGGTGGAGTAAGAGAGGGAAGCGAGAGCGTTGGAGAGGCAGATGAACTGGCTTATGAGGAAGCAATCTTGCTCCAAACCTTTACGGACAATGTGGGCGTGGATTTGTTCGAGACGGAATTGGGTTTTGCAGCCTTTGAGTAAGGTTGCAATTGAAGGCAGCAGAGAAGTGGGACGGCGGCTGTTGGGCGGAGCTAGCGATGAGTAGAGGGGGATTGTAGGCATGGGTCTCTCTGTTGCAAATCCAATCACACCGTTAACTTTCCACGACTGGAATCTGCTACAAGGAACACATTCTCCGCTTCTCTAAAGACGTTATGGTACAATTCAATGGCCATGTAACAGCTGAGAGAGAAAAATTGGAGGGAAAACTTgcttggttgccgagaaaaacACCAAGAAAATGGTGACAAAGGCAGacaaaatatattttccaaCTTGTTTGCCTCGGCTTTAAAGGCGGACAACTTCCTAACGAAAACACAAGGAACAAGAAGATGACGAAAGCAATCATCACATGCAGACAATATAAGACAAGACAACCGCTTACGTAAAATCTTTGCTTTCCAAGTTATTCCCATGGACGGGATTCACTAGCCTCTCAGGGACGTTTGTTGCgctggactatctcggactggactatcttcaaggactaagctggactggcttagactagactaagctggattaacttagtgaagcgtttggtgcagtgttggactaagaagctggataataacaaattctaatattatattatttaatatataaattattaatattttattatgatctaggTGACCGGAGATGACGAGGATTCTATCAGGagtggttgttgagcatgacgagaacgagagaggatagtcttagctagtcccatggttattggggggtctcgctaagacctcttagtgaagggttttgtccatgctagtcccctttagtctcattaatgttagtcccagcaTGGAACAAACACAATATTGGACTAACagttagtccagtccagtccagtcccacttagtgagggcaaacaaacgccccctcaCAGTCTGGGCAACGTAAGTCCAAATTCTAGGTTTCGACACAATTGATACAACAATGCCATGTATCAGCAAACGGCGAAATGCAAAGGTCCGGGACTAATGTGATACCATTAAAAGTTGTCACGCTCCTGATTCTGGGATGCGTCCAAAATCGATTCGTGACAAAAAACAGTAGTGCTATAAGAATACATAAAGTCAACTGGGTTCATACATAATGTATGTCAAATATTTaacgaaaataaaaatacaataaaGAGTAACAAATTGAAAATGCACTACTGTCACTCACACGAACTTCATAGCTTATTCAAATTCTGTTTTTCCGCTGCATATATCTGAACAAGCTATGAAGCTTGTGTGAGTGAAAATAGTGCGCCGttgcatatataaaataatcGTTACTCACAAATATCAATTGAATCCACACGCATTTCAATTATCAGTTTAAAAAATCCCTCAATCATCAGTTTCAGAGCACATAACACCAGAATAATTAAGGGCATGTTGACTAAAAAATCAATGTTTGTCAAAATATCCCTACTCTATTCAACAACAATAAATTCTTCAATCCGAAAAATCCAAACCTCGAATTTCTCATTTCCTTCCCATCACCTGGGCAATGGCAAAACGGATGAAAAGTGTCATTAGAGGCCCACGTAACTATTGACCCAAAAAAGGATGATATTGGACCCTTTTTCCCCTCAATATTGGGCTATTAACTTACGCAGCACCGTCCCCTTTGAGCCCAAATCACTTTGGGTGTCCGTTTTGTACGGTTCACAATCTCACTGCTGCAATTCAAGGACGACGAAGAGAAAAGAGGCACATTTGAATTTGATCGATCGTCGTCCCAAATTCAACTGAACTCCCAGAATCAGAAGACATAGAACACAATGGCAAATCATAatttttcatcttcttccctgctCAGAATTCTAATTCTTCTACTAGTATTCTTGCACTTCTCTCCCATCAATACAAATGCCAAGTCTCGTCGCCCAATCTCTGTATtccaaattcttcttcttcttcttcttcttctgttaaTTTCTTATATGCTTCAATGTTTGTGGgcctttattttttaatactaATTGTGAATTTATGATGGGttcttttttgtgtgtgttaTATTTGACAGGATATTGAGACAAGGCAGAAGAAGAGCCAGTGTTATGCTGACATTCAGAGGTATATCcacttccttctctctcttttttgatTTCCCATTTCTATCTTCACTAATTCTTGCTTGGAAATTATAACAATTGTGGCAAGAAAATTGAAACAGTTTAATTTCacagtttaatttctttttgagcTACGGATGTTTGATTAGAGTGGGATTTGATTTAACCCCACCAAAATATTTGAGTTATTAGTTTTAAAGAAAGCcactttatttgttttcacttAATGCAACAAGAATTTCTGCTTTTCCTAGTTGTATGATTGACATGGTCTACCTCCAAACTGTATTGAATTAAAACTGTTTGAGAAAATTCTTTCAATGCATATAGAACTCGTAACTCGTTGCTTTAAAGTATGTGATGATGGATTGGCAcgcagtttttattttttatttttaaaaccgTTAGTCTCTGACTgctcctttttgtttttgatgatTGGAATAGCGGATTGTGGGGTTGGCAATGCAAATCCTCCTTGATAGCAAAAGAAAATTGCGCTTTGCGATGCCTTTCTCCTACTTGCTATGAGCTTATCTACGAGAGCGATCCGGTAAGATGGACTATATTAGATTCTCCATTATTGGATTCGACATGTTACATTTGTTATTTTACATGGGTTGTGTTCTTATTGTAGCTTGAAGAAGGTGAAAAAGATATGCTTAGGGGCCAAGAGTTCAAATACTGTATGCATAAGTAAGTTCCAAGTCTTTATGGATATGAAATGTTATTGCTATATGATTCGGTTTATGCAGAGTGatgattatattttttttttaggataaCATAAGGACCACAATTACAAACTGTTAGTTTTACATTACATAGCCGGATTTCTGTTAGGGTTCAATTATGGATACAAGAATCTCCATAACCATAAAATAGAATTTATTAACAGTGGAAAAATATGTTAATTGCAAAATATTACTGGGAACATCAAATCACCGAGTTTCTTATTTCCTTCCAAATGGCTtttatctattttcttttttccttctgCCAACTGGTTCACTGTGAAGGTGAAAAACTTGGTCTTTGTTCGAAATTTCTTGCAATACTTTTAGACAACATTACAGAGGTTGATTGAAGGAAAAGTTTGTTTTTGGTGTGCATTTTGTAGTTGAGTGTTGGGGCAATTTAGGGGCTTCATTGTCAGTTTGGTTTCTTATTTTCTGGTATTAACGGGTTTAGTGGCTAATTTTTATCTGTTCATAGATACTCAGTGTGTGTTATAATGGGTTTAAGGTAGTAATAGTCAAGGGCAATGGTTGGATCAGTCTAAAACCTCTTGAAGAGCAAAATTGCCGGAATTATAATGAGATATAATATGTTATTTTGAATCATCGATTTTCTTAGATCTGTACTGACTAGGAAATAGTTGGCATTCATAAAGATCCCCTACCAAATTGAGGATGACAAGCTGGGGTCACTCAAGTGACGTTCTGGATATCAAACCTTTTTCACCATTGTAAagtgtttttatattttcccaGTAATTCAGTGCTAGCAGTGCTTATCAGGTTATGCCAACAACCACTGTCTGTACTTATTAGCACAAAGCTTTTTGATGAATCGGATAAAGGGAGAAGAGTGCATTAATTTAGCGTGATGTTTTTTTAAGTTGATTAGATGGATCCCTTCTAAATTTCCATTGCAACTTGATTTTGTGCAATggctttttaaataaatttctacaaaaaataaataacagaTGTTGAGTTGTTGACAAAGAATAAACTTAGGTTGAACAAGTTACAGAGAGTATTTTTATTTAGTGTGTTGAGAGAACCATACTGTCACTTGTAATAGTAGGATAGTTATGTCGGTCATGCATATTTGGTCTACACATTATTCATATTATACAAAGGCCTTTCTGGAAGTGGCTTTGAAAACTTGGTGAAGAATTCTTTGCTTTAGGACAGTGGTGTTTTCTGAAGGCTGGATGGAATGCACTCATATTAAGGGGGTTACATGTGTTATCTCTGCATCCTGAGGTGTTAGTAACAAATTAACAATAGGTTAAGGACTAGAGGCGATGTGTTGGCTGAGGAGTATGGCGTCTATGCATGCTGTATACTTCCTGAGATAGATGCTATAAAAAAGGTATATTGGCATAGTAGGTTCTCGTATTGTTGATATAAATGCGACCCTGCCATCTTTTAGTGGAATTTGGACCCTTGAAGGATTAAGTAAAAAGTTGTGGGTTTCCTTTAACTGAAAGCGCAGATATGAGTAATCAGATAAAGTACTAATCCCTGTGTCTAAGAAGCTAAGAAAATACTTAAAGTTACTTCCTTGTGCTTTTATGTGGTAATTGACGAGCAACACTTCAAGCAAATGAGTGGCTTGGAAAATTATCAAAAATTTTGGTTCAACTTTAGCTTGCTCTCTCGGAACTTATCTTGCCATTGCTTTATTGCGTAAAAGGGTTCATAAATCAACTTATCTTTACGTAGTGGAGAAGGTTCGGATAAAGTTGTCCTTGGGGGAAAATATAATGCTTTCTATGGCAGGTAGACTCACTTTAATTAAGTGTGTTGCCTCTGCTCTTCCTGTATATGCTATAAACTGCAAGTCTCCTTATCAGTATTTGTGATTCTCTTGATAAAGTTAATAGAAATTGTCTATAGGGTACTATTGGGGATGATAGAGCTAAACCTCATTTGGTAAGCTGGAATAAAGTTTGTTGCCCTATGAATAAATGAGGGCTAGGCATTAAGAAGTCATATCAGATGAGCAAGGCTCTTCTTGCTAAATCTGGTTGGAGGTTGCTAAAAAAGGACAATGACTTACGGGCTGATCTTTTCAACAAAAAACTTTGGATTGCCGCTTCTCCTTCTTGGATGTGTATTCTTGATATGTGGAGACGTTACACAAAGCCCTTAAGTGGAAAATTAGAAATGGTAGAAATACAAAGTTCTGAACGGTTAACTAATTATGCTCTGCCTTTAGTTCAAGAATTGATCCAAATTTAAAAGCTGCAGATTTCATTGAGAAGTTGCTGGCATTAAATTTGATCCTACTTGTaaaagttgtaaatgttacaaaacCACCTGATCCAAGGAAGAGCATATGGAATTTTACTATTGATTGACTCAAAGCCACTGCTGCCAATGTTGATATATCTAGTAAACGCAACCATGTCCAAGATTTCTTAGCTTGGGAACCTCCTCTTTTGGAACTTTGAAGCTGAATGTTGATGGTGCTAGGGTTGGTTCCAATGGGGTGAATGGAAGTGGAGGATTTATTAGGG
This region of Malus domestica chromosome 07, GDT2T_hap1 genomic DNA includes:
- the LOC114825984 gene encoding putative pentatricopeptide repeat-containing protein At5g37570 produces the protein MPTIPLYSSLAPPNSRRPTSLLPSIATLLKGCKTQFRLEQIHAHIVRKGLEQDCFLISQFICLSNALASLSYSTAVLDRVLSPNTFLWNCLIKGYCERSGFLGTVSLFVRMKREEGLLDRFTYPSLFKACASEGRVWEGRAIHGLAVRCGVDGDVFVGTTLIDLYGKCREIVCARKVFDGMSERSVVSWTTMVVGYASVGDLVEANKLFDQMPQRNAVSWNAIISGFVKMGDLVNARRIFDQMPEKNVVSYTTMIDGYAKCGDMASARFLFEQCSDKDIVAWSALISGYAQNGQPNEAVKIFQEMSTKNVKPDEFIMVSLMSACSQVGCLQVAKWVDSYLSQSSIDVRQAYVLAALINMNAMCGNMERATRLFEEMPKRDLISYCSMIQGLSINGQGDQAVSLFNKMLTEGLAPDEVAFTVILTVCSRSGLVEEGWHFFESMRHKYHLNPSPDHYACMVSLLSRSGRLKAAYDLLKSMHEEPHAGAWGALLAACKLNCNAELGELVSHRLFELEPQNPGNYVLLSDIYAATGRWFDVSAVRTKMEERGIKKIPGISYLV
- the LOC103439310 gene encoding uncharacterized protein, with the protein product MANHNFSSSSLLRILILLLVFLHFSPINTNAKSRRPISDIETRQKKSQCYADIQSGLWGWQCKSSLIAKENCALRCLSPTCYELIYESDPLEEGEKDMLRGQEFKYCMHKLSLGESLEGIKGTFNY